Genomic segment of Alcanivorax borkumensis SK2:
TACCTATCAGCAAAACCCGAGAGAAGTGATCCAATCCATGTGAGAGCGCCCTGGCCATCCGTTCACCAAGATCGCCATCCGACTGTAAATGACAAGACCAGCCACGCACTGTTGCTTCAGCCTTCAACGCCGCATCTGGCTTATCCAGCCACAACTGCACATCGCCAGGAAACTCCTGCGCGGCAGAAAAGGTACGCCACAGCAACTGCTTATAAATCTGCATGGCCCCTTCGGCACCAAAGTTCGGGATCAGCCGTGTTTTTACCTGCCCTGCCTGCAAAGCTCGGGCGAAAATGATCAGCAATGGCGTGTCCGTCAACCCGCATCCCCCCGGTAATAATCCCGATACAAAACATCTGGGCTAGCACCACGCCAGTATCGAAAACGCAACGTCCACATAAGCCAAATAGTGTGCCAGGGGCCGTTGGCTTCCCACCGCCGGCTACTGGTAATTAACGGTGGACGCAAACACAGTGGCCGAGACTGCGCACGCAACCTGCGTGACAGGGCAATATCTTCCATTAATGGCTGGGCGGGAAATCCACCCTGCTCCCAGAATACATCCCGGCGCACAAAGATGGCCTGGTCGCCGGTGGCGATGCCAGTGAGGCGAGAACGCCAGTTCATCATGAAAGCGATTATGCGAAACAGAAAACGCGGCTGACTCAAGCGCACATCGAAACGCCCCCATTGCCCTTTCGGCTGCGCCTCATCCAAGGCCTCACGGTGACGCGAGTCGAGCACGGTATCCGCGTGCACGAACCACAGCCATACGCCAGTGGCACACTTCGCACCGGCATTCATTTGGGCACTACGGCCCGGCTCACTGGTTAGCACCGTATCGGCAATCTGCCGGGCAATACCAACACTATCATCAGTACTGCCGCCATCCACCACAATCAGTTCGTCACCTGCATGCAATGCAGCGCGCACTCTCGCCAGTGACTCGGCCAACACATCGGCCTCATTGAGCACAGGGATGATAACGCTCACCCGACTCATCCCAGCGCGCCACCGCAACTGCTTCCGGCACCGGCGGTGCAGCCAAAGCAATGATCTGCCACATAAATCGGCTCGCCTTCAATATCCTCATCCAGCAGGCTCGACAGATGCTGATGGTTTTCATGATGACCTTGCGGCATATCCAGCATCTGGTTGAAATCACAATCGTAGAGATACCCCTGATAATCCACACTGACCATGGAACGGCACATCAATGCCGGCAAAGTCTCGCGGTTATAACTGTCACGCAGCAGTTGCATGTAGTCGTTGAACTGATTATGGGCCAACAACACCGCGCCGAAACGGCTAATCGGCATATTAGTAATCGTCAACAAATGATTAAAACGCAGACCAAAATGCTCCATCAGCTCGCGCTTGTAATCGGCTTCCAGGGCCTGCTGGGGAGGCGGCAGGGAGGCTCCGGTGGGGTTATAGACAAGATCCAATACTCGATCCTCTCCGTAGCCTTTTTCGTTAAGCCGCCGAATCGCCTCTAGGCTCCCCTGAAACACCCCTTTTCCGCGTTGCTTATTCACGTTCTCTTCGGAATAACACGGCAAAGAAGCCACCACATGCACATGGTGATCGGCCAGAAACTGTGGCAAGTCCTCATAGCCGGGTTCGAGCAGGATGGTGAGGTTACAGCGATCGATAACCTCCACACCGAGTGCATGGCATTCACGCACTAGGTAACGAAAATGCGGGTTCATCTCCGGCGCGCCGCCGGTAAGGTCGATGACCTTGATATCCCGCTTGCGGATCACCTGAAGAACCAGGTCGATAGTGGCCTTATCCATCAGCTCGGTGCGCGTGGGGCCAGCATTCACGTGGCAGTGCACACAACTCAGGTTACACAGATAACCCAAGTTCACTTGCAACACGGACGTTCCATAGCGACGTAGTGACGGAAAATCTGTGCTGCTGCGCACCAATAAATCGTGGGTGTCCTGCATACTTCACCTTTTTCAATTTCTTTAATGCTATCAATTAGATGCAGGCTTGTCGCAAACGTTACGTGAAAGCTTCAAGCAATAGCGGAATGGGCGGAGCGCTACATGTCTCACAACATCACCCAAAGTCGTCGCAACATTAGCCACCATCCCCCGGAACTGGCGCCGCGCGGCAAAATCCTTACAATCTTCACCTCTTTAAGCCCCGGTAGCTCAGTTGGGTGAGTGCGGGGGGGGCCAAAGCGTGCTTTGGCCGAACGAACGCGAAGCGGATACCGCCGCTTTGCCGGCGCCCGCAGGGCGAGTAAGCGCCGATAAAATAGCCACTTGCTCCCCCATAACTGGCACCGCGCAGCAAAATCCTTACAATCGTCACCTCTTTAAGCCCCGGTAGATCAGTTGGGTGAGTGCGGGGGGGGCCAAAGCGTGCTTTGGCCGAACGAACGCGAAGCGGATACCGCCGCTTTGCCGGCGCCCGCAGGGCGAGTAAGCGCCGATAAAATAGCCGCTTGCTCCCCCCATAACTGGCACCGCGCAGCAAAATCCTTACAATCGTCACCTCTTTCAGCCCCGGTAGCTCAGTTGGATAGAGCAAGCGCCTCCTAAGCGCTAGGTCGGACGTTCGAATCGTCTCCGGGGCACCACCTTTCCTTTTCCTCTGCATCACTTTTTTTATGATCATTCGGATCAGCAGCCTTTTCTGTTGGCCGACCTGCTGGTGAGCATTGTGTTTCTGGAGCCGGCCTGTCGGTGATAGCCCTGTTCTATAAGGGTCTGATGCTGATCACTAGACAAAACTATGGGGCGAGCGCCCGCAATCTTGACCCGGTTTTACACCTCAGAGATTTACCCTTTCCACCAAGTCCTCTAAATTGAAGGCTCACGTTGGATAAAAAGGAATGTCGATGAAATTACTGGGACTGTTACAACTGGCCGTGGCGATCTACGCCATCGTAATGATTCTCCAATCCTCCGCTGAAACCGGCGCCAAAGTATTGTGGG
This window contains:
- the arsS gene encoding arsenosugar biosynthesis radical SAM (seleno)protein ArsS (Some members of this family are selenoproteins.); the protein is MQDTHDLLVRSSTDFPSLRRYGTSVLQVNLGYLCNLSCVHCHVNAGPTRTELMDKATIDLVLQVIRKRDIKVIDLTGGAPEMNPHFRYLVRECHALGVEVIDRCNLTILLEPGYEDLPQFLADHHVHVVASLPCYSEENVNKQRGKGVFQGSLEAIRRLNEKGYGEDRVLDLVYNPTGASLPPPQQALEADYKRELMEHFGLRFNHLLTITNMPISRFGAVLLAHNQFNDYMQLLRDSYNRETLPALMCRSMVSVDYQGYLYDCDFNQMLDMPQGHHENHQHLSSLLDEDIEGEPIYVADHCFGCTAGAGSSCGGALG
- a CDS encoding PLDc N-terminal domain-containing protein, with the translated sequence MKLLGLLQLAVAIYAIVMILQSSAETGAKVLWVLLVLIVPLIGLIIWALMGPGSPLKR
- a CDS encoding TIGR04283 family arsenosugar biosynthesis glycosyltransferase; translated protein: MSRVSVIIPVLNEADVLAESLARVRAALHAGDELIVVDGGSTDDSVGIARQIADTVLTSEPGRSAQMNAGAKCATGVWLWFVHADTVLDSRHREALDEAQPKGQWGRFDVRLSQPRFLFRIIAFMMNWRSRLTGIATGDQAIFVRRDVFWEQGGFPAQPLMEDIALSRRLRAQSRPLCLRPPLITSSRRWEANGPWHTIWLMWTLRFRYWRGASPDVLYRDYYRGDAG